A window of Photobacterium sp. GJ3 contains these coding sequences:
- a CDS encoding sulfotransferase, which produces MFLEKPCIPIGHVDITEITKCLKQLPDSAWKANPYRQNTYAVHKQTESLVLYFKTDEFTESHDELLAAMQPLLAPIFARFAQYYGYSKLDIAKLMFAKLPSGCEIPEHRDSAPIFAKFHRVHVPIQTNDAIVFYLDHQAHHLKTGVMYDINNLGLHRVINASNEDRIHLIFDARPVKRIHNASSHLFIMSPNNSGSSLVSAALSDCQNAITLPGEGHYIAGFAGPKPNRDNSHFIWSQFNTLNKLQTPAAYDWPAIRNLWTNVATPQSETACIFVEKSPCNIARMAMLAEEFDDATFLFLIRNPYAMFESVVRARRDLPDIATLAAQHVLWCFRQQQENLQQCKHPYLLIRYEDICDSPTATAQTIRKFMPEFNDIDFVPPRWVKGQKSALENRNAAQIARLTDNERYIAEACFQPHEDLFARFGYPV; this is translated from the coding sequence ATGTTTCTCGAAAAGCCCTGTATCCCGATCGGCCATGTTGATATCACCGAAATCACCAAGTGCCTGAAACAATTACCGGATTCAGCCTGGAAAGCAAATCCTTATCGTCAAAATACCTACGCCGTACACAAACAGACGGAAAGTCTGGTGTTGTATTTTAAAACGGATGAATTCACAGAAAGTCACGATGAATTATTAGCGGCCATGCAGCCTCTGCTCGCGCCAATATTTGCTCGATTCGCTCAATATTATGGGTATTCTAAACTGGATATCGCGAAGTTAATGTTTGCCAAATTACCGAGCGGTTGTGAAATTCCGGAACACAGAGACAGCGCACCTATTTTTGCGAAATTCCACCGGGTTCATGTCCCGATCCAGACCAATGATGCCATCGTCTTTTATTTGGATCACCAAGCACACCATCTTAAAACAGGCGTGATGTACGACATCAATAACCTGGGATTACACCGGGTGATCAACGCTTCCAATGAAGACAGAATTCACCTGATTTTCGATGCCAGACCTGTGAAACGAATTCACAACGCCAGCAGTCATTTGTTCATCATGAGCCCGAACAATTCAGGCTCGTCTCTGGTTTCTGCCGCACTCAGCGATTGTCAAAACGCCATTACCCTGCCTGGTGAAGGGCACTATATTGCAGGTTTTGCCGGACCAAAACCCAACCGGGATAACAGCCACTTTATCTGGAGTCAGTTCAATACCCTGAACAAGCTGCAGACGCCCGCAGCTTACGACTGGCCTGCAATCCGCAACCTCTGGACAAATGTGGCAACGCCACAATCAGAAACGGCCTGTATCTTTGTAGAAAAATCACCCTGCAACATTGCCCGCATGGCTATGCTGGCCGAGGAGTTTGATGACGCGACGTTTCTCTTTCTGATCCGAAACCCCTATGCCATGTTTGAATCTGTCGTCAGAGCCAGACGTGATTTACCGGATATTGCAACTCTGGCAGCACAACATGTCTTGTGGTGTTTCCGGCAGCAGCAGGAAAATTTGCAGCAGTGTAAACATCCTTATCTACTGATTCGTTATGAAGACATCTGTGATTCCCCCACAGCGACAGCTCAGACCATCCGAAAATTTATGCCTGAATTTAATGACATCGACTTCGTCCCGCCACGCTGGGTGAAGGGACAAAAATCAGCGTTGGAAAATCGCAATGCGGCTCAAATTGCCAGACTGACAGACAATGAACGGTATATCGCAGAAGCCTGTTTTCAGCCGCATGAAGACCTGTTTGCCCGATTTGGTTATCCGGTATAA
- a CDS encoding GNAT family N-acetyltransferase, whose product MQLQDLKLPGGLHVRPSNSSAADRIFLEILHNEQRDDLRLVDGERDFIESLIDMQFNAMNQGYGEQFPNALYFVIEYHKEAVGRAVLDFSQDKVHLIDIAFKREARGHGLGEAVIRSFMYSAHQLKAPMMLSVQQMNQGQGSFT is encoded by the coding sequence ATGCAATTACAAGATCTCAAACTGCCGGGTGGTTTACATGTCCGGCCTTCGAACAGCTCGGCGGCCGATCGGATTTTTCTGGAGATATTGCACAATGAGCAACGGGATGACCTGCGACTGGTCGATGGTGAGCGGGACTTTATTGAATCTCTCATCGACATGCAGTTCAATGCCATGAATCAGGGATATGGTGAGCAGTTTCCCAATGCGCTGTATTTTGTCATTGAGTATCACAAAGAAGCGGTCGGCAGGGCGGTGCTCGATTTTTCTCAGGACAAGGTGCATTTGATTGATATTGCGTTTAAGCGGGAAGCCAGAGGTCACGGACTGGGCGAAGCCGTGATTCGCTCTTTTATGTATTCAGCGCACCAGTTGAAGGCCCCTATGATGCTATCGGTCCAGCAAATGAATCAGGGGCAAGGCAGCTTTACCTGA
- a CDS encoding S8 family serine peptidase, with translation MRWIVVFFCFVSLKAMAGQWPASLSVLYQGKPVVLRLVETVSAQPIYSHTLLGNQGLRVGNRLLVRHQKQFNFNDRFDGQYETSIVFELEDRFWSMIVTAGAEDSLELLKQLQTTSGIELVEPDFLQVRLFRQPQDTVLPQTAGRPVREQLGVNQWPEKAGQAVNIAVIDAAFSLADAALQPINVKLHYDVDNRHPLPFEASTIAESGFDTMHGDANLATIWSKKAGYTGLAPDANAILLRRDRNWTSEILIALQLAFLSHADIVQAAWILPFTQQALSDALTFLNENGRNGKGTVIVAASGNRKHDLDQSFSLAAQPQVLAVNAESQGRSWPVVGRTIASQVPVPYQVYSNVTGEYSLTYSNTSAATAATTGVLAAVLSVDPLLSAQQLSQLVRQYSQPVLQAQSLMQRVQPHLQTPESN, from the coding sequence ATGCGCTGGATAGTCGTTTTCTTCTGTTTTGTCTCACTGAAGGCGATGGCAGGCCAATGGCCTGCGTCATTGTCTGTCCTGTATCAGGGGAAGCCTGTTGTTCTCCGGTTGGTTGAGACGGTATCGGCACAGCCGATTTACAGCCATACACTGCTTGGCAATCAGGGATTGAGGGTCGGTAATCGGCTCTTGGTGCGTCATCAGAAGCAGTTCAATTTCAATGACAGGTTTGACGGACAATATGAGACGTCCATTGTGTTTGAATTGGAAGACCGGTTCTGGTCGATGATTGTCACGGCGGGCGCGGAAGATTCGCTCGAATTATTGAAGCAGTTGCAAACCACTTCAGGAATTGAACTGGTCGAGCCGGACTTTTTACAAGTCCGGCTGTTCCGGCAGCCCCAGGATACCGTGTTACCGCAAACAGCAGGGAGGCCGGTTCGCGAGCAATTAGGTGTGAATCAATGGCCGGAAAAAGCAGGGCAGGCCGTGAATATCGCCGTGATTGATGCTGCATTCAGCCTGGCCGACGCGGCATTACAGCCAATCAATGTCAAACTTCATTATGATGTGGATAACCGTCATCCATTGCCTTTTGAGGCGTCGACTATTGCTGAATCTGGTTTTGATACCATGCATGGCGATGCGAATCTGGCAACGATTTGGTCGAAAAAAGCGGGATATACCGGACTCGCGCCGGATGCGAATGCGATTTTACTCCGTCGGGACCGCAACTGGACCTCTGAGATTCTGATTGCCTTGCAACTGGCCTTTCTCAGTCATGCAGATATTGTTCAGGCCGCATGGATACTCCCTTTCACCCAACAGGCATTGTCCGATGCGTTAACGTTCCTGAATGAAAACGGTCGGAACGGGAAAGGAACCGTGATTGTGGCTGCTTCGGGGAACAGAAAGCATGATCTTGACCAGAGTTTTTCTCTGGCGGCGCAACCTCAGGTACTGGCAGTGAATGCGGAAAGTCAGGGTCGATCCTGGCCAGTTGTTGGTCGAACGATTGCCAGTCAGGTGCCTGTCCCTTATCAGGTTTATTCCAATGTAACAGGGGAATACAGCCTGACTTACTCGAATACGTCGGCGGCAACGGCCGCCACGACCGGCGTGTTGGCTGCAGTGTTGAGTGTGGACCCATTGTTGAGTGCTCAACAGTTGTCCCAGCTCGTTCGTCAGTACAGCCAGCCTGTACTTCAGGCACAAAGCCTGATGCAGCGCGTGCAGCCTCATCTACAGACGCCGGAATCCAATTGA
- a CDS encoding phage tail protein, which translates to MEAFYGEIMMLPYAFAPRFWAFCNGQILQINQNAALYSVIGNHFGGNGHSTYGLPDLMARAPLGTGHGVGLTPRSLSEKTGSEVMTVLNQQMPSHTHTLVAANTIATTDNPAGAMAGIFRVGDFSEARYHTEAPNSMLNENSIAVQGKTEPHENMQPFLAVNFCICIDGVYPVRT; encoded by the coding sequence ATGGAAGCTTTTTACGGTGAAATTATGATGCTGCCTTATGCTTTTGCACCGAGATTCTGGGCTTTTTGCAATGGGCAAATATTACAGATTAATCAAAATGCAGCCCTGTATTCAGTCATTGGTAATCATTTTGGCGGTAATGGCCATTCAACCTATGGACTGCCGGATTTAATGGCCAGAGCGCCTTTAGGTACGGGACATGGTGTCGGGTTAACGCCACGTTCTCTGTCAGAAAAAACCGGAAGTGAAGTCATGACGGTACTGAATCAGCAGATGCCCTCGCATACACATACGCTGGTGGCTGCGAATACGATTGCGACCACGGACAACCCGGCGGGTGCAATGGCTGGGATATTCAGAGTCGGTGACTTCAGTGAGGCACGTTATCACACGGAAGCGCCGAATAGTATGCTCAATGAAAACAGCATTGCCGTTCAGGGGAAAACGGAACCTCATGAGAATATGCAGCCGTTTCTGGCCGTGAATTTTTGTATCTGTATTGATGGGGTATATCCGGTCCGTACCTGA
- a CDS encoding phage tail protein, whose amino-acid sequence MSERYLSEITLFAGNYAPVKWAFCLGTLMPISENSALYSLLGTMFGGNGRDSYALPDLQGRVPVGMGSGPGLTPRHQGQKFGLEQVVLTSVNLPSHTHALQASTNAAVSPESSGNLVLGQANQFVDQPSDDDLVAMRQDAVSDEGRNEAHPNMAPTLALNFIICTAGQYPNRG is encoded by the coding sequence ATGTCTGAGCGTTATCTTTCTGAAATTACCCTTTTTGCAGGCAATTATGCACCAGTGAAGTGGGCATTTTGTCTCGGCACGCTCATGCCGATTTCCGAAAATTCAGCGTTATATTCATTATTAGGCACCATGTTTGGTGGCAATGGTCGCGATTCGTATGCCTTGCCTGATTTACAGGGCCGGGTTCCAGTGGGAATGGGGAGTGGCCCCGGATTAACCCCCAGGCATCAAGGGCAAAAGTTCGGTCTGGAGCAGGTTGTTCTTACCTCGGTGAACTTACCCAGCCATACCCATGCTCTGCAAGCGTCGACAAATGCTGCAGTCTCGCCTGAATCATCTGGCAATCTCGTTTTAGGTCAGGCAAATCAGTTTGTTGATCAACCAAGTGACGACGATTTAGTGGCAATGAGGCAAGATGCAGTCAGTGATGAAGGTCGCAATGAAGCGCATCCGAACATGGCACCGACATTGGCTTTGAATTTTATTATCTGTACTGCCGGCCAGTATCCGAACAGGGGCTAA
- a CDS encoding phage tail protein yields the protein MEPFIGNIQMFGANFYPRNYAYCNGQSITITQNRALYTLLGGTFGMVGETAFKLPDLRGRMPVHPGIFGYTEQQIRQGKTGGLESVSLTTDQLPAHTHQLQVSSQPGNSFRPYKKKSSESTVFASAENGSPVYAQAANLVPMSAKAMGYTGTGTAHDNMQPSTVINFCIALTGIFPDRD from the coding sequence ATGGAACCTTTTATTGGTAATATTCAGATGTTTGGCGCAAATTTTTACCCCAGAAACTATGCCTATTGTAATGGCCAGTCTATTACGATCACTCAGAATAGAGCGTTGTATACATTACTGGGAGGCACGTTTGGGATGGTTGGAGAAACTGCGTTCAAGTTACCTGATTTGCGCGGAAGGATGCCGGTACACCCTGGCATCTTCGGTTATACAGAGCAGCAAATCAGGCAGGGAAAAACCGGCGGTCTGGAAAGTGTCAGTCTGACAACCGATCAATTGCCGGCTCATACGCATCAGCTCCAGGTTTCCAGTCAGCCAGGAAACTCTTTCCGCCCGTATAAAAAGAAATCATCCGAATCGACAGTGTTTGCATCCGCAGAGAATGGCAGTCCTGTTTATGCTCAGGCGGCGAATCTGGTCCCGATGAGTGCAAAAGCAATGGGTTACACTGGAACGGGCACAGCACATGACAACATGCAGCCATCTACAGTGATCAACTTTTGTATTGCACTGACGGGTATTTTTCCGGACAGAGACTAG
- a CDS encoding acyltransferase — protein sequence MASKQRLTELDALRGLAALAVVLYHYFYRYDALYGHPGLAVDWAYAGRFGVHLFFIISGFVIFWTLNRVERPVDFVVSRVSRLYPVYWFAVALTYCVVSVMGLPGREVDSVAALANLLMCHQWFGIPHVDGVYWTLTVELMFYVWMFGLFLIGLLKQAERIFMVVMVADVVVRLSGSDMPPFLSQLLILPYLPMFTAGICFYKIWQGLQTNAAYRTLLMCAVILGINYSVSQFALMLLIMLSFWLAVIRGALGFLTWRPLVFLGTISYSLYLVHQNLGYVVIQLFYGQDWPAVAGMLTAMVLSLLIASLMTYGIEQPVLRWVRQRYPRRPFSPQTSER from the coding sequence ATGGCGTCAAAGCAACGGCTGACCGAACTGGATGCATTGCGCGGACTGGCCGCTTTGGCGGTCGTGCTCTATCACTATTTTTACCGATATGATGCGTTATACGGACATCCGGGGCTGGCGGTTGACTGGGCTTATGCGGGCCGATTTGGTGTTCATCTGTTTTTTATCATCAGTGGTTTTGTCATTTTCTGGACGCTGAACCGGGTTGAGCGTCCGGTGGATTTCGTGGTCTCGCGGGTGTCGCGTTTGTATCCCGTATACTGGTTTGCCGTGGCGCTGACTTATTGTGTGGTGTCTGTCATGGGGTTGCCGGGCAGGGAAGTTGACAGCGTTGCGGCGCTGGCCAATCTGCTGATGTGCCATCAGTGGTTTGGTATCCCCCATGTGGACGGGGTTTACTGGACGCTGACGGTTGAGCTGATGTTCTATGTCTGGATGTTTGGCTTGTTTCTGATCGGGTTACTGAAGCAGGCGGAACGGATTTTTATGGTCGTGATGGTGGCCGATGTAGTCGTGCGCCTCAGCGGCTCAGACATGCCGCCATTCCTGAGTCAGTTGCTGATTCTGCCTTACCTGCCCATGTTTACCGCCGGGATCTGTTTTTACAAAATCTGGCAGGGACTCCAAACGAACGCCGCTTACCGGACACTCCTGATGTGTGCGGTGATTCTCGGAATCAATTACTCGGTGAGCCAGTTTGCGCTGATGCTGCTGATCATGCTGAGTTTCTGGCTGGCGGTGATTCGCGGCGCTCTGGGATTTCTGACCTGGCGTCCGCTGGTTTTTCTCGGCACGATTTCTTATTCGCTGTATCTGGTACACCAGAATCTGGGTTATGTCGTGATACAGCTGTTTTACGGGCAGGACTGGCCGGCAGTTGCAGGAATGCTCACAGCCATGGTCCTCTCCCTGCTGATTGCTTCTCTGATGACTTACGGGATAGAACAGCCGGTGCTTCGCTGGGTCCGGCAGCGGTATCCGCGACGTCCGTTTTCTCCGCAAACCTCTGAACGCTGA
- the yidD gene encoding membrane protein insertion efficiency factor YidD, giving the protein MKILAIRSIHWYQKYLSPHKGYRCAHAAFHGGPSCSQAVIEIIEAKSYAALPAAVLRRFKACRAASQQLHQQKRKRRRRQERNDEAECCSLMVLPFDFLN; this is encoded by the coding sequence ATGAAAATTCTCGCTATCCGCAGTATTCACTGGTACCAGAAATATTTATCGCCGCATAAAGGCTATCGGTGCGCACATGCCGCCTTTCATGGTGGGCCCAGTTGCTCCCAGGCTGTGATTGAGATCATCGAAGCCAAATCTTATGCAGCCTTACCTGCCGCTGTACTTAGGCGATTCAAAGCCTGCCGGGCCGCATCTCAGCAGCTTCATCAGCAAAAACGAAAGCGACGCCGTCGGCAGGAACGCAATGATGAAGCTGAGTGTTGTTCTCTGATGGTGCTACCTTTCGATTTTCTGAATTAA
- a CDS encoding GNAT family N-acetyltransferase encodes MNPTFSKETVNAAYAAYFRFNNARTLSTATPSQLNIIQDDDLTAFIDPTRRYDNQILITHADAVLGLDAFLSHYHESTPPEIHVAPSAVHEALLRTLIEKGYVPAYAHEFLVLAAEAYQPGSQASAVRVEMWGNDQADEFLALLKTSGLTCDDDIWQAKRHLYCSETFRCYVAYVDETPCAWATTFFDGKTAILANAYTQAAFRKQGCQTALLHQRIQDAVAQGANRLLTDVMSDSASSKNCKAVGFSTHTIRTVWEKALS; translated from the coding sequence ATGAACCCAACATTCAGTAAGGAAACAGTCAACGCCGCTTACGCGGCATATTTTCGCTTCAATAACGCCAGAACTTTATCCACGGCAACACCCAGTCAGCTCAATATCATTCAGGACGATGACCTGACGGCTTTTATCGATCCCACGCGGCGCTATGACAATCAAATCCTTATCACGCATGCAGATGCGGTGCTCGGTCTGGATGCGTTCCTGTCGCACTACCACGAATCAACACCGCCGGAGATTCATGTGGCGCCCTCGGCGGTGCATGAGGCGCTGTTGAGAACACTGATTGAAAAAGGGTATGTGCCTGCCTATGCGCATGAGTTTTTAGTATTGGCGGCAGAGGCCTACCAGCCGGGTTCACAGGCATCGGCCGTTCGGGTTGAAATGTGGGGGAATGATCAGGCAGATGAGTTTTTGGCGCTGCTGAAAACATCGGGCCTGACGTGTGACGATGATATCTGGCAGGCCAAGCGCCATTTATATTGCTCTGAAACTTTCCGTTGTTATGTTGCCTATGTCGATGAAACCCCCTGTGCCTGGGCAACCACTTTCTTTGACGGCAAAACAGCAATTCTGGCGAACGCTTATACACAAGCGGCTTTCAGAAAGCAGGGATGCCAGACAGCACTGCTGCATCAGCGGATTCAGGATGCGGTTGCCCAGGGCGCAAATCGATTGCTGACCGATGTGATGTCCGACAGTGCCAGCAGTAAAAACTGTAAAGCTGTGGGTTTCTCGACGCACACAATTCGGACAGTCTGGGAGAAAGCGCTGTCCTGA
- a CDS encoding GNAT family N-acetyltransferase — MNQISGSERPVLENLFSFYMYELSAFIPLKLNEHGHYVANPKHLDPYWQVPDHTPYWIACDGELAGFALVRKYPDHPAVYDMDQFFILRKFHGKGVGMKAFQALISRHPGQWQIRVLQENHAALSFWRKTVTRLVGQAFSLRLETDVDLEMHFFRFEHFIEVCSHSMSQNS, encoded by the coding sequence TTGAATCAAATCTCAGGTTCAGAGCGGCCCGTTCTGGAGAATCTGTTTTCGTTTTACATGTACGAACTGTCGGCGTTTATTCCTCTGAAGCTCAATGAGCATGGGCACTATGTTGCGAATCCAAAGCACTTGGACCCATATTGGCAGGTGCCGGATCATACGCCATATTGGATTGCATGTGATGGCGAGCTGGCAGGTTTTGCTTTGGTCCGGAAATACCCTGATCATCCGGCTGTGTATGATATGGACCAGTTTTTTATTTTGCGGAAGTTTCATGGCAAGGGGGTTGGAATGAAGGCTTTTCAGGCTCTGATATCGCGTCATCCGGGACAATGGCAAATTCGGGTTCTTCAGGAAAATCACGCTGCACTGTCATTCTGGCGTAAGACGGTAACGCGTTTGGTTGGGCAAGCGTTTTCGTTGCGCCTTGAAACAGATGTTGATTTAGAGATGCATTTCTTTCGGTTTGAGCATTTTATCGAGGTGTGCAGCCACTCAATGAGTCAAAACAGTTGA
- a CDS encoding PHB depolymerase family esterase, with amino-acid sequence MTLKLNAKHGLIVLLLIFCTGCTSSLNRQAKTDAQVSTHTLVVGGVTRSYFLDLPPASQRDGKYPLVLVLHGGGRGDGLSVAKHFGLSALAARDGSILVYPNGLDGFWRDGRDQRFRDNGDRPVDDVAFISALIDRLIAQQRVDPKRVYVTGISNGGMMAFRLGCELSQKLTAIAPVAASMPSRIYRTCQPARSLPVLVMNGTQDPMVPYTGGYVHFYRQKRGAVVSTEQAISFWQRQNACHTERVVQLLPDINLRDDSRVQWTRFGSEGSFCGVELYTVLGGGHTFPGSQIPDIPMLLGHKNQDIDGAQVIWAFFQRSYQE; translated from the coding sequence GTGACCCTGAAATTGAATGCCAAACACGGCTTGATTGTGCTGCTGCTTATCTTTTGTACCGGGTGTACATCGAGTCTGAATCGTCAAGCCAAAACGGACGCTCAGGTATCCACACACACCCTGGTTGTCGGGGGTGTGACGCGCAGTTATTTCCTGGATTTACCCCCAGCCAGTCAGCGAGACGGGAAATATCCGTTAGTCCTCGTTTTGCACGGTGGCGGCAGAGGGGACGGGCTTTCAGTCGCTAAACATTTCGGGCTAAGTGCGCTGGCTGCTCGTGATGGCAGCATCCTGGTTTATCCCAATGGTTTGGATGGATTCTGGCGTGATGGACGGGACCAGCGTTTCCGCGACAACGGCGACAGGCCGGTTGATGACGTAGCGTTTATTTCAGCGCTGATTGATCGTTTGATTGCACAGCAGCGGGTCGATCCGAAGCGGGTCTATGTCACGGGGATCTCAAATGGTGGCATGATGGCTTTTCGTCTTGGCTGCGAACTCAGCCAGAAACTGACGGCCATTGCCCCGGTTGCAGCATCCATGCCCAGCCGTATTTATCGCACTTGCCAGCCCGCACGTTCGTTACCCGTGCTTGTCATGAATGGCACTCAGGATCCCATGGTCCCTTATACGGGTGGATATGTGCACTTTTACCGCCAAAAACGTGGCGCCGTGGTATCGACAGAACAAGCGATATCCTTCTGGCAACGGCAGAATGCGTGCCACACTGAGCGGGTGGTTCAATTGTTACCCGACATAAATCTCCGCGATGACTCTCGGGTGCAATGGACGCGTTTTGGATCCGAAGGCAGTTTTTGCGGTGTCGAACTCTATACCGTGCTTGGCGGCGGGCATACCTTCCCGGGAAGCCAGATCCCGGATATCCCGATGCTTCTGGGCCACAAGAATCAGGATATCGACGGTGCACAAGTGATTTGGGCGTTTTTTCAGCGTTCTTATCAGGAATGA
- a CDS encoding nucleotidyltransferase domain-containing protein — protein sequence MAEITPECGLDSQGFVGHPVCLSKVSAAFLPVLNETIARLSSDFASQIHSIYLHGSVGRGEAQWGVSDLDLSLITHQPLSGEHSAALNTVADDICRQHPSISKLEFDLGTYDEAMVQNAFEWQFWLKHLCTCVWGEDLRPQIAPYRPSLQIGLTMNQDLQQRLCQALEQIKSGFSSAVGKSVAKKILRTHYALYCERDQSFYHDLNAIAAVLLRYDPAFKSAIAQAVRLAQGEASDCAAVQEMIQGYGQPIADRLRVLQDVSNHESRKC from the coding sequence ATGGCAGAAATAACACCTGAATGCGGGCTGGATTCACAGGGATTTGTCGGTCATCCGGTGTGCCTTTCTAAGGTCAGTGCAGCTTTTTTACCCGTCCTGAATGAGACGATTGCCCGATTGTCGTCTGATTTTGCCTCGCAAATTCACTCTATTTATTTGCACGGCAGCGTGGGACGAGGTGAGGCGCAATGGGGTGTCTCCGATCTGGATTTAAGTCTCATCACGCATCAGCCGTTGTCGGGAGAACACAGTGCAGCATTGAACACAGTGGCCGACGACATTTGCCGTCAGCATCCTTCAATTTCCAAACTCGAGTTCGATCTGGGCACTTACGATGAGGCGATGGTGCAGAATGCCTTTGAATGGCAGTTTTGGCTGAAACATTTGTGCACATGCGTGTGGGGAGAGGATTTACGGCCACAGATCGCACCTTACCGGCCTTCATTACAAATCGGGCTGACAATGAATCAGGATCTTCAGCAGCGCTTGTGCCAAGCACTTGAGCAGATCAAATCGGGTTTTTCATCTGCTGTCGGGAAATCAGTGGCGAAAAAAATTCTGCGCACGCACTACGCCCTGTATTGCGAACGTGATCAGAGTTTTTATCACGATCTGAATGCAATCGCAGCTGTCCTGCTGAGATACGATCCGGCATTCAAATCAGCGATTGCTCAGGCAGTGCGTCTTGCACAAGGGGAGGCCTCAGATTGTGCAGCGGTTCAGGAAATGATTCAGGGATACGGTCAGCCGATTGCGGATCGGCTGCGCGTGCTGCAGGATGTTTCCAATCATGAATCCCGAAAGTGCTGA
- a CDS encoding GNAT family N-acetyltransferase, translating into MKIRQAEVKDATPISALILPALTQHVLPTIAPEARDMLQGTMTADCIKTYLQTGHRYHVAESAQGELVGVIGMRDNVHLLHLFIHDAHHGMGISRQLWETAKAECLRHGNQGKFTVNAALNAEKVYLAFGFQRVEGIRNRNGMLDIPMVLEYAV; encoded by the coding sequence ATGAAGATCAGGCAAGCTGAAGTGAAAGATGCGACACCCATCAGTGCTTTGATTCTGCCAGCGCTGACTCAGCATGTGTTACCGACCATCGCACCCGAAGCGCGTGACATGCTGCAGGGGACAATGACGGCAGACTGTATCAAAACTTATCTTCAAACCGGTCATCGTTACCACGTTGCTGAATCGGCACAGGGCGAACTGGTGGGCGTGATTGGGATGAGAGACAACGTCCATCTGCTGCATCTGTTTATCCATGATGCGCATCATGGAATGGGCATATCCCGTCAACTCTGGGAAACGGCTAAAGCTGAATGCCTGCGACATGGGAATCAGGGAAAATTCACCGTCAATGCTGCGCTGAATGCCGAGAAAGTGTACCTCGCCTTTGGATTTCAACGTGTTGAAGGCATTCGAAACCGCAATGGGATGCTGGATATACCCATGGTGCTGGAATATGCGGTATAG
- a CDS encoding DUF2238 domain-containing protein encodes MKLIWLAIFATVFLWSAIEPKDTFTWFLEVLPALIGLVLIVFTYKSFPLTPLLYGLILLHCIVLMVGGHYTYAEVPLFDNLFGAARNNYDKVGHFFQGFVPAILAREILIRKHIVNGRIWVGVIAVSICLAFSAFYELIEWWVALATGENAEAFLGTQGYEWDTQSDMGFALLGALSAIFLMARWHDSQLGGLLTKGAA; translated from the coding sequence ATGAAATTGATTTGGCTGGCAATTTTCGCCACGGTCTTTCTCTGGTCGGCAATTGAACCGAAGGATACATTCACTTGGTTTCTGGAAGTCCTGCCTGCGTTGATCGGGCTGGTGCTGATCGTATTCACCTACAAGTCTTTCCCGTTGACGCCTTTATTGTACGGCCTGATTCTGCTGCACTGTATTGTGCTCATGGTGGGCGGCCATTACACCTATGCGGAAGTACCACTGTTCGACAATCTTTTCGGTGCCGCCCGGAATAATTACGACAAAGTCGGCCATTTCTTTCAGGGCTTTGTGCCTGCCATTCTGGCGCGGGAAATTTTAATCCGGAAGCACATCGTCAATGGTCGCATTTGGGTTGGCGTGATCGCCGTATCGATTTGCCTGGCATTCAGCGCATTCTATGAATTGATTGAGTGGTGGGTGGCGCTGGCAACCGGCGAAAATGCTGAAGCCTTTTTAGGAACACAGGGATATGAATGGGACACCCAGTCTGACATGGGCTTCGCCTTATTGGGTGCCTTGAGTGCCATCTTCCTGATGGCTCGCTGGCATGACAGTCAGCTTGGGGGATTGCTGACAAAAGGGGCAGCGTAA